The following proteins are encoded in a genomic region of Thermococcus henrietii:
- a CDS encoding acetate--CoA ligase family protein — protein MSLDFFFYPGSVAVFGSFKKGAIAYEILRNIVEGGFEGEIIPINPKGGAVEVAGRTFQIRERLEEPVDTAIIAIPAKFVPALIDEIGPLIRGAVVISAGFSEVGNEELERELLEKAKKHGVRVIGPNCAGIFGVYGKFFGSFEVRVKAGGLALISQSGAFGGAALAMGNDEGIGFSAFVSYGNASDLNESDFLEYFADDENTKAIALYIEGVKDGRRFLKALRYASERKPVIVLKAGKSESGAKAAASHTGSLAGSYEIYRAAFKQAGAIEVEEMEELFDAAKAFEMYPKAGKRVAVITNSGGPGVLATDKLEKLGLEIAKLSDETLKKLRSFLPPQCSTRNPIDLIADADYERYKRTIEVVCKDENVDALLVICVPPIFIPSEEIAKAVIEADCNKPVIVNFMAGELVRDGVRLLETVGIKNFPTPERAARALRWLALRG, from the coding sequence ATGAGCCTTGACTTCTTTTTCTATCCCGGGAGCGTTGCCGTCTTCGGTTCCTTCAAGAAAGGCGCGATAGCCTACGAAATCCTCAGGAACATCGTCGAGGGTGGTTTTGAGGGAGAAATCATTCCTATCAACCCGAAGGGCGGGGCCGTTGAAGTCGCCGGAAGGACCTTCCAAATCCGTGAGAGGCTTGAGGAGCCCGTTGACACCGCCATAATAGCGATTCCCGCCAAATTCGTCCCAGCTCTAATCGATGAAATCGGCCCGCTCATTAGGGGTGCCGTCGTTATCTCGGCGGGCTTCTCGGAGGTCGGGAACGAGGAGCTTGAGCGCGAGCTCCTTGAGAAAGCCAAGAAGCACGGCGTTCGCGTTATAGGCCCCAACTGTGCCGGAATCTTCGGCGTCTACGGGAAGTTCTTCGGTTCCTTCGAGGTTAGAGTTAAAGCCGGCGGACTGGCCTTAATCAGCCAGAGCGGGGCCTTTGGCGGTGCGGCGTTGGCGATGGGCAACGACGAGGGAATAGGATTCTCGGCCTTCGTCTCCTACGGAAACGCCTCCGACCTGAACGAGAGCGACTTCCTTGAGTATTTTGCGGACGACGAGAACACCAAGGCGATAGCGCTCTACATCGAGGGAGTTAAGGACGGCAGGCGCTTCCTGAAGGCCCTCCGCTACGCGAGCGAGAGGAAGCCGGTTATAGTTCTCAAGGCCGGAAAGAGCGAGAGCGGGGCTAAAGCGGCGGCAAGTCATACTGGCTCCTTGGCAGGTTCTTACGAAATCTACCGCGCCGCTTTCAAACAGGCCGGGGCGATAGAGGTCGAGGAGATGGAGGAACTCTTTGACGCCGCGAAGGCCTTCGAGATGTATCCTAAGGCTGGAAAGAGGGTCGCGGTAATCACCAACTCCGGAGGACCGGGCGTTTTGGCCACCGACAAGCTCGAAAAACTGGGCCTTGAAATAGCCAAGCTGAGCGATGAGACCCTCAAGAAGCTCCGCTCCTTCCTTCCGCCCCAGTGCTCCACCAGAAACCCGATTGACTTAATAGCGGACGCAGACTACGAGCGCTATAAGAGGACGATTGAGGTCGTTTGTAAGGACGAGAACGTTGATGCCCTCTTGGTAATCTGCGTCCCGCCGATTTTCATTCCGAGCGAGGAGATAGCGAAGGCGGTAATCGAGGCAGACTGCAACAAGCCGGTTATCGTGAACTTCATGGCCGGCGAGCTTGTTCGCGACGGAGTAAGGCTCCTCGAGACGGTTGGAATCAAGAACTTCCCCACACCGGAGCGCGCCGCAAGAGCGTTAAGGTGGCTGGCGCTTCGTGGATGA
- the coaD gene encoding phosphopantetheine adenylyltransferase, which yields MRKFRKVVVGGTFDRLHLGHKALLRKAFEVGKVVYVGLTSDEMIRDKPYAEKILPYELRLRDLLKFFDVNGYNNYRVIKIHNAIGFAGEMKSLEAIVVSEETYKGALIVNRAREERGLRPLEIVVIPIIRSSLGPKISSSLIRAGLIDPFGRPLQWKRNSPKDV from the coding sequence ATGAGAAAGTTCAGGAAAGTCGTCGTCGGCGGGACCTTCGACAGGCTACACCTCGGCCACAAGGCCCTGCTGAGGAAGGCCTTCGAGGTCGGAAAGGTGGTTTACGTCGGCCTAACTTCGGACGAGATGATTAGGGACAAGCCCTACGCCGAGAAAATACTTCCCTACGAGCTCCGCTTAAGGGATTTGCTCAAGTTCTTTGACGTCAACGGCTACAACAACTACCGTGTCATCAAAATCCACAACGCGATAGGCTTCGCAGGAGAAATGAAGAGCCTCGAAGCCATAGTCGTCAGCGAGGAGACCTACAAGGGCGCCCTGATAGTGAATAGAGCTAGGGAGGAGCGTGGGCTTAGACCGCTCGAGATAGTCGTGATTCCAATAATAAGGAGCTCCCTCGGGCCGAAGATAAGCTCCTCACTGATAAGGGCCGGTTTGATAGACCCCTTTGGAAGACCTCTCCAGTGGAAACGAAACTCCCCGAAAGACGTTTAA
- the tpiA gene encoding triose-phosphate isomerase, which produces MAKLKEPIIAINFKTYIEATGKRALEIAKAAEKVYKETGITIVVAPQLADLRMIAESVEIPVFAQHIDPIKPGSHTGHVLPEAVKEAGAVGTLLNHSENRMILADLEASIRRAEEVGLMTMVCSNNPAVSAAVAALGPDYVAVEPPELIGTGIPVSKAKPEVITDTVELVKKVNPNVKVLTGAGISTGEDVKKALELGSVGVLLASGVTKAKDPEKAIRDLVSLIL; this is translated from the coding sequence ATGGCGAAGCTGAAGGAGCCGATTATAGCGATTAACTTCAAGACCTACATAGAGGCGACCGGAAAGCGGGCGCTGGAGATAGCGAAGGCCGCGGAGAAAGTCTACAAGGAGACCGGAATAACCATAGTTGTCGCGCCCCAGCTCGCGGATTTGAGGATGATAGCGGAGAGCGTTGAGATTCCCGTCTTTGCTCAGCACATCGACCCGATTAAGCCCGGAAGCCACACCGGCCACGTCCTTCCGGAGGCGGTAAAGGAAGCCGGAGCCGTTGGAACGCTCCTCAACCACTCCGAGAACAGGATGATTCTGGCTGACCTTGAGGCGAGCATTAGACGTGCAGAGGAAGTTGGCCTTATGACGATGGTCTGCTCCAACAACCCGGCCGTTTCCGCGGCGGTGGCAGCTTTAGGCCCGGACTACGTTGCCGTCGAGCCACCGGAACTCATAGGCACGGGAATCCCCGTCAGCAAGGCCAAGCCTGAGGTCATCACTGACACCGTTGAGCTGGTCAAGAAGGTTAACCCCAATGTTAAGGTCCTCACAGGCGCAGGAATCAGCACGGGCGAGGACGTGAAGAAGGCTCTTGAGCTCGGAAGCGTCGGAGTTCTCCTCGCGAGCGGTGTTACCAAAGCCAAGGACCCGGAGAAGGCGATAAGGGACCTGGTGTCGCTGATTCTCTGA
- a CDS encoding SDR family NAD(P)-dependent oxidoreductase, producing MGRVEGKVAIVTGSTSGIGAAIAKLLAKEGAKVAVTGRSEEKGRKVVEDILAEGGTAKFWKLDVSNEAEVERVFREVVDEFGKLDILVNNAGVPGPDKPTHELTEEEWDYVMNINVKGTFFCTKHAVPYMIKNGGGSIVNISSIYGIVGSPGIPPYHASKGAIRLMTKTDALLYAKYGIRVNSVHPGSIWTPMLKKACKKFGVDDEERCRAIFAQQNPIGFVGEPIDVAYAVLFLASDESRFITGAELVVDGGYTAR from the coding sequence ATGGGGCGGGTTGAAGGCAAAGTCGCAATAGTTACGGGCTCGACGTCCGGTATTGGAGCGGCTATAGCAAAGCTACTCGCCAAGGAAGGTGCCAAAGTGGCCGTAACCGGAAGAAGCGAGGAGAAGGGCAGGAAAGTTGTCGAAGATATACTCGCGGAGGGAGGCACGGCCAAGTTCTGGAAGCTTGACGTGAGCAACGAGGCTGAGGTTGAGAGGGTTTTCAGGGAAGTTGTGGACGAGTTCGGCAAGCTTGACATCCTCGTTAACAATGCAGGTGTTCCCGGTCCCGACAAGCCCACTCACGAGCTGACCGAGGAGGAATGGGATTACGTAATGAACATTAACGTTAAGGGAACGTTCTTCTGCACGAAACACGCCGTTCCGTACATGATTAAAAACGGTGGGGGTAGTATCGTTAACATCTCATCCATCTACGGCATCGTTGGTTCTCCGGGGATTCCGCCGTACCACGCCTCAAAGGGAGCCATACGATTGATGACCAAGACTGATGCCCTGCTCTATGCGAAGTACGGAATACGCGTCAACTCAGTTCATCCCGGCAGTATATGGACGCCAATGCTCAAGAAGGCATGCAAAAAGTTCGGGGTCGATGATGAAGAGCGGTGCAGGGCGATTTTTGCCCAGCAGAATCCTATCGGTTTCGTGGGTGAGCCTATAGACGTTGCTTATGCGGTTCTGTTCCTCGCATCCGATGAGTCCCGCTTTATAACGGGGGCGGAACTGGTAGTTGATGGCGGGTATACAGCCCGCTAA
- a CDS encoding DNA-directed DNA polymerase II large subunit, which produces MPELYSPEMKAYFESLQSEIDRAYEIARKARSQGKDPSLDVEVPQATDMAGRVESLVGPPGVAERIRVLVKEYGKELAALKIVDEIIEGKFGDLGSKEKYAEQAVRTALAILTEGIVSAPLEGIADVKIKRNTWADNSEYLALYYAGPIRSSGGTAQALSVLVGDYVRKKLGLDRFKPSEEHIERMVEEIDLYHRAVTRLQYHPEADEVRLAMRNIPIEITGEETDKVEVSHRNVPGVETNHLRGGAILVLAEGVLQKAKKLVKYIDKMGVEGWDWIKEFVEAKEKGKSSGELKADESKAEDSTKEEVTEKVEKGFYYELYEKFRANIAPNKKYTKEIIGGRPLFAEPSTNGGFRLRYGRSRVSGFATWSVNPATMLILDEFIAIGTQMKTERPGKGCIVTPATTVEGPIVKLKDGSVIRVDDYETALKVRNDLDEILYVGDALINFGDFVENNQTLLPANYAEEWWVQELVKAIEELYEVELKPFSDNPREAVEEVAEYLEIDPDFLERLLRDPLRVKPSVELAIHLSKVLDIPFHPYYTLYWNTLKPEEVEELQKALLNAQIEWDEFRKLKFARKVILENDPRIKRYLELLGLPHRLERTEDRRKVIVVDYPWSSALLTPLGNLEWEFKAKPFFTVIDIINENNPIKLRDRGISWIGARMGRPEKAKERKMKPPVQVLFPIGLAGGQSRDIKKAAEEGKTAKVEIAFFKCPKCGHTGPEHLCPVCGTRKELLWHCPKCNVDYPESEAKEFGFRCPRCDVELKPYAQREIKPSELLRRAMDNVKVYGIDRLKGVKGMTSGYKMAEPLEKGLLRVKNDVYVFKDGTIRFDATDAPITHFKPKEIGVSVEKLRELGYTHDFEGKPLERDDQIVELKVQDIILSYEAGKYLLKVARFVDDLLEKFYGLPRFYNAEKMEDLIGHLVIGLAPHTSAGIIGRIIGFSDVLVGYAHPYYHAAKRRNCDGDEDAVMLLLDALLNFSKYYLPEKRGGKMDAPLVVTTRLDPREVDSEVHNMDVVRYYPLEFYEATYELKSPKEIKFIERVEDRLGKPEMYEGIKFTHDTDDIGLGPKMSLYKQLGDMVEKVERQLALAERIRAVDEHHVAETILNSHLIPDLRGNLRSFTRQEFRCVKCNTKYRRPPLIGRCPKCGGKIVLTVSKGAVEKYLPTAKMLVTRYKVKDYTRQRICLTEKDIKTLFETVLPEKQRTLLGFSADVCEKMIKERTGSSNGKNGYLDGFNGKNGKAKKAKAESEAKGEKKSKAEKSKDLKKEVKREKAKAKRKRISLDEFFGG; this is translated from the coding sequence ATGCCTGAACTCTACTCACCTGAGATGAAGGCTTACTTCGAATCACTCCAGAGCGAAATAGACAGGGCCTACGAGATAGCGAGGAAAGCCCGCTCTCAGGGGAAGGACCCCAGCCTCGACGTTGAGGTTCCCCAGGCAACCGACATGGCCGGCCGTGTTGAGAGCCTTGTGGGTCCGCCGGGCGTCGCCGAGAGGATTAGGGTTCTCGTCAAGGAATACGGAAAGGAACTGGCGGCTCTGAAAATCGTTGATGAAATCATCGAGGGCAAGTTCGGCGACCTTGGGAGCAAGGAGAAGTACGCGGAGCAGGCCGTCAGAACCGCCCTCGCGATACTCACGGAGGGTATCGTTTCCGCCCCGCTTGAGGGAATCGCTGACGTCAAAATCAAGCGCAACACCTGGGCCGACAATTCCGAATACCTGGCCCTCTACTACGCCGGTCCAATAAGGAGCTCCGGCGGAACGGCGCAGGCCCTGAGCGTCCTCGTCGGAGACTACGTGAGGAAAAAGCTTGGCCTCGACCGCTTCAAGCCGAGCGAGGAGCACATTGAGAGGATGGTCGAGGAGATAGACCTCTACCACAGGGCCGTTACGAGACTGCAGTACCATCCGGAAGCCGATGAGGTCAGGCTCGCGATGAGGAACATTCCTATCGAGATAACAGGTGAAGAGACAGATAAAGTCGAGGTCTCCCACAGGAACGTTCCCGGCGTCGAGACCAACCACCTGCGCGGTGGAGCGATTCTGGTTCTCGCTGAAGGTGTCCTCCAGAAGGCCAAGAAGCTCGTCAAGTACATAGACAAGATGGGCGTGGAAGGTTGGGACTGGATAAAGGAGTTCGTCGAGGCCAAGGAGAAGGGCAAGAGCTCCGGGGAACTCAAGGCGGATGAATCCAAGGCTGAGGATTCAACTAAAGAGGAAGTCACCGAGAAGGTCGAGAAGGGCTTCTACTACGAGCTCTACGAGAAGTTTAGGGCCAACATCGCCCCGAACAAGAAGTACACGAAGGAGATAATCGGTGGCAGGCCCCTCTTCGCCGAGCCCTCGACCAACGGTGGCTTCCGCCTGCGCTACGGCCGTTCCCGCGTCAGTGGCTTCGCGACGTGGAGCGTTAACCCTGCCACCATGCTAATCCTCGACGAGTTCATAGCGATAGGGACTCAAATGAAAACCGAGAGGCCCGGAAAGGGCTGTATCGTTACCCCCGCGACCACCGTTGAGGGGCCGATAGTCAAGCTCAAGGACGGAAGTGTTATACGGGTTGACGACTACGAGACGGCTCTAAAGGTCAGAAACGACCTCGATGAGATTCTCTACGTTGGCGACGCGCTCATCAACTTTGGAGACTTCGTTGAGAACAACCAGACGCTTCTACCTGCCAACTACGCCGAGGAATGGTGGGTTCAGGAACTCGTTAAGGCAATCGAGGAGCTCTACGAGGTCGAGCTCAAGCCGTTCTCCGACAACCCGCGCGAGGCCGTTGAGGAAGTTGCCGAATACCTTGAAATAGACCCCGATTTCCTTGAGCGCCTTTTGAGGGACCCACTCAGGGTCAAGCCGAGCGTCGAGCTGGCGATACACCTTTCAAAGGTTCTTGACATCCCCTTCCACCCCTATTACACCCTCTACTGGAACACTCTGAAGCCGGAGGAAGTGGAGGAACTCCAGAAGGCTTTGCTGAACGCCCAAATCGAGTGGGACGAGTTCAGGAAGCTGAAGTTCGCGAGAAAGGTAATCCTTGAAAACGACCCGAGAATCAAGCGCTACCTTGAGCTCCTCGGCCTGCCCCACAGGCTCGAGAGGACCGAGGACAGGAGGAAGGTCATCGTCGTTGACTACCCGTGGAGTTCAGCCCTGCTCACGCCCCTCGGCAACCTTGAGTGGGAGTTCAAAGCCAAACCCTTCTTCACGGTCATCGACATCATCAACGAGAACAACCCGATAAAGCTTCGTGACAGGGGAATAAGCTGGATAGGGGCCAGAATGGGCAGGCCCGAGAAGGCTAAGGAGAGGAAGATGAAACCCCCTGTCCAGGTGCTGTTCCCCATTGGCCTCGCCGGAGGGCAGAGCAGGGACATTAAGAAGGCCGCGGAGGAAGGAAAAACAGCTAAGGTCGAGATAGCCTTCTTTAAGTGTCCAAAGTGTGGTCATACGGGTCCGGAGCACCTCTGCCCGGTCTGCGGGACGAGGAAGGAACTCCTCTGGCACTGCCCCAAGTGCAACGTTGATTATCCAGAGAGCGAGGCGAAGGAGTTCGGCTTCCGCTGTCCGCGCTGTGACGTCGAGCTGAAGCCCTATGCCCAGCGGGAGATAAAGCCCTCCGAACTGCTGAGGCGGGCCATGGACAACGTCAAGGTCTACGGCATCGACAGGCTCAAGGGCGTCAAGGGTATGACTTCCGGCTACAAAATGGCCGAGCCCCTCGAAAAGGGCCTTCTGAGGGTTAAGAACGACGTCTACGTTTTCAAGGACGGTACAATCCGCTTCGACGCGACAGATGCTCCAATAACCCACTTCAAGCCGAAGGAGATAGGGGTCAGCGTTGAAAAGCTTCGCGAACTCGGCTATACGCACGACTTCGAGGGCAAGCCCCTTGAGCGGGACGATCAGATAGTCGAGCTGAAGGTTCAGGACATAATTCTCTCCTACGAGGCCGGGAAATACCTCCTCAAGGTCGCGCGCTTCGTTGACGACCTGCTCGAGAAGTTCTACGGCCTGCCGAGGTTCTACAACGCCGAGAAGATGGAGGATTTGATTGGCCACCTCGTCATAGGTCTTGCCCCACACACCTCTGCCGGAATCATCGGCAGGATAATCGGCTTCTCCGACGTTTTGGTCGGCTACGCGCACCCGTACTATCATGCGGCGAAGAGGAGGAACTGCGACGGCGACGAGGACGCTGTTATGCTCCTCCTCGACGCGCTCCTTAACTTCAGCAAGTACTATCTCCCAGAGAAGCGCGGTGGAAAGATGGACGCACCGCTGGTCGTCACGACGAGGCTCGACCCGCGTGAGGTGGACAGCGAGGTCCACAACATGGACGTCGTCCGCTATTATCCCCTTGAGTTCTATGAGGCCACCTACGAGCTCAAATCGCCGAAGGAAATCAAGTTCATCGAGCGCGTTGAAGATAGACTTGGAAAACCTGAGATGTACGAGGGCATAAAGTTCACCCACGACACCGACGACATAGGCCTCGGCCCGAAGATGAGCCTGTACAAACAGCTCGGCGATATGGTCGAGAAGGTCGAGAGACAGCTCGCTTTAGCGGAGCGCATAAGGGCTGTTGACGAGCACCACGTTGCGGAAACCATACTCAACTCCCACCTGATTCCCGATTTGAGGGGCAACCTGAGGAGCTTCACGAGGCAGGAGTTCCGCTGTGTGAAGTGCAACACGAAATATCGGAGGCCTCCTCTCATCGGGCGCTGTCCGAAGTGCGGTGGAAAAATCGTCCTGACGGTGAGCAAGGGCGCGGTCGAGAAGTACCTGCCGACGGCGAAGATGCTGGTTACCCGCTATAAAGTCAAGGACTACACGAGGCAGAGGATTTGCCTGACCGAGAAGGACATAAAGACGCTCTTCGAGACGGTTTTGCCCGAAAAGCAGAGGACCTTACTCGGCTTCTCAGCAGACGTCTGCGAGAAGATGATTAAGGAGCGCACCGGCTCTTCGAACGGAAAGAACGGCTACCTCGATGGCTTCAACGGGAAGAACGGGAAGGCGAAGAAAGCGAAGGCAGAGAGCGAGGCCAAGGGGGAGAAGAAATCTAAGGCCGAAAAGTCGAAAGACCTCAAGAAGGAAGTCAAGAGGGAGAAGGCGAAGGCCAAGAGAAAACGCATAAGCCTCGACGAGTTCTTCGGAGGTTGA